The following proteins are encoded in a genomic region of Drosophila miranda strain MSH22 chromosome 4, D.miranda_PacBio2.1, whole genome shotgun sequence:
- the LOC108162948 gene encoding adult cuticle protein 1-like: MKFAIAVVFTLAFAMGVQSSVIPLLSQVAGHGLSYTAVSGPAVIASPWAHAAAPWAHAAAPWGHPAAAWPAAVTVGAWPPAAPAVVAAHSPAVVVGPVAHEGVYTAQTRGAIHTAPLAGHIQSVASINAAPAPGTL, from the exons ATGAAA TTCGCCATCGCCGTAGTCTTCACTCTGGCCTTTGCCATGGGCGTCCAGTCGTCGGTGATTCCCCTGCTCTCGCAGGTGGCCGGACACGGACTCTCCTACACCGCCGTCTCGGGACCCGCTGTGATCGCCTCTCCCTGGGCCCATGCTGCCGCTCCCTGGGCCCATGCCGCCGCCCCCTGGGGTCATCCCGCCGCCGCCTGGCCCGCAGCCGTGACCGTTGGCGCCTGGCCCCCAGCAGCCCCCGCTGTCGTTGCCGCCCACTCCCCCGCTGTTGTGGTCGGCCCCGTGGCCCATGAGGGTGTCTACACGGCCCAGACCCGTGGTGCCATCCACACCGCTCCCCTGGCCGGACACATCCAGTCGGTGGCCTCCATCAACGCTGCCCCCGCTCCCGGAACCCTGTAA